The Thiosulfativibrio zosterae genome has a window encoding:
- a CDS encoding dihydroorotate dehydrogenase: protein MTDLSVDLCGIHFNNPIAMASGNAGYGIEYQAVSGFSNRDVGAVFLKGTTLLPKLGNKAERVMESPYGLLNSIGLQNPGAHKVISDYLPKLNHDESRFIINVSGSSIEEYASVVELFDQTPLPAMEINISCPNVKKGGAAFGNDPDMAARVVEACRAKTTKPLIVKLSPNQTDIAEGARRVIEAGADMLSAINTLMGMQIDIHTRMPTLGNNQGGLSGPAVKPVALLKVHQVYQVAKHHNVPIIGLGGIASAEDAIEFFLAGASMVAVGTSIAKDPLLVKKINKGLQKYMQAHNIQKISELTGHLQLHTDTVLCG, encoded by the coding sequence TTGACAGATTTATCCGTAGACTTATGTGGTATTCATTTTAACAATCCCATTGCCATGGCGTCTGGTAATGCTGGTTACGGCATAGAATACCAAGCTGTGTCGGGTTTTTCCAATCGAGATGTGGGCGCTGTCTTTTTAAAGGGCACAACTTTATTACCTAAGTTGGGCAATAAGGCTGAGCGCGTGATGGAGTCGCCCTATGGATTGCTGAATTCTATCGGCTTACAAAATCCTGGAGCGCATAAAGTTATCTCTGATTATTTGCCAAAGCTCAATCATGATGAATCGCGTTTTATTATTAATGTGTCGGGTTCTTCAATTGAAGAATATGCCTCGGTGGTTGAGTTATTTGACCAAACGCCCTTGCCCGCGATGGAAATTAATATTTCTTGCCCCAATGTTAAAAAAGGTGGTGCCGCTTTTGGTAATGACCCAGATATGGCCGCCCGTGTGGTTGAAGCCTGTCGTGCCAAAACGACCAAACCTTTAATTGTTAAGTTGTCGCCCAATCAAACAGACATTGCAGAAGGCGCGCGTCGCGTGATTGAAGCGGGTGCGGATATGTTGTCGGCGATCAATACCTTAATGGGTATGCAAATTGATATCCATACCCGCATGCCAACCTTAGGTAATAATCAGGGTGGTTTGTCTGGTCCTGCGGTTAAACCTGTTGCGTTATTAAAAGTCCATCAGGTGTATCAAGTTGCAAAACATCATAATGTGCCGATCATTGGGCTGGGTGGAATCGCATCAGCAGAAGATGCTATAGAATTTTTCTTGGCGGGCGCATCCATGGTAGCGGTGGGTACTTCAATTGCCAAAGACCCCTTATTGGTCAAAAAAATTAACAAGGGTCTGCAAAAATATATGCAGGCTCATAATATTCAAAAAATTAGCGAACTCACCGGTCACTTGCAATTGCACACCGACACGGTTTTGTGTGGATAA
- the fabA gene encoding 3-hydroxyacyl-[acyl-carrier-protein] dehydratase FabA, whose protein sequence is MEQQSSYTKEELLSSGRGELFGPGNAQLPLPPMLMMDRITHISEEGGEYGKGQIRAEFDITPDLWFFECHFNEDPVMPGCLGVDAMWQLIGFFLGWTGGPGRGRALGCGEVKFYGQVLPTAKKVEYVIDMKRVIKRKLYMGLGDAKMFVDGREIYSATDLKVGLFTNTDSF, encoded by the coding sequence ATGGAACAACAATCTAGTTATACCAAAGAAGAGCTATTATCGAGTGGTCGTGGAGAACTTTTTGGCCCAGGTAATGCCCAGCTACCTTTACCGCCAATGCTCATGATGGATCGTATTACCCACATTTCTGAAGAAGGCGGCGAATATGGTAAAGGCCAAATTCGAGCGGAATTTGATATAACCCCGGATTTATGGTTCTTTGAATGTCATTTTAATGAAGATCCCGTGATGCCAGGATGTTTAGGCGTTGACGCTATGTGGCAACTGATTGGTTTCTTCTTAGGCTGGACGGGTGGTCCAGGTCGTGGACGTGCCTTGGGCTGCGGTGAAGTTAAGTTTTATGGTCAAGTGTTACCTACGGCTAAGAAAGTTGAATATGTCATTGATATGAAGCGTGTCATCAAGCGCAAACTTTACATGGGTTTAGGTGATGCGAAGATGTTTGTTGATGGTCGTGAAATTTACAGTGCAACCGATTTAAAGGTTGGTTTATTTACTAATACGGATAGCTTTTAA
- the tyrS gene encoding tyrosine--tRNA ligase, translating into MKTVAEQLAIIKRGAEEILVEKELIERLESGKPLRVKAGFDPTAPDLHLGHTVLINKLKQLQDLGHEILFLIGDFTAMIGDPTGKSATRPPLSPEDIARNAETYKEQVFKILDPAKTTVMFNSEWMGKMSAADMIKLAATQTVARMLERNDFEDRYKSGTPIAIHEFLYPLVQGYDSVAMQADLELGGTDQKFNLLMGRTLQGHYGQKPQCTLTMPILEGLDGVQKMSKSLGNYIGIKDAPNDMFGKVMSISDELMWRYYELLSFESLETIQGLKDAMAAGENPRNIKVRLALELITRFHSAEEAQAALNDFETKFSKNAIPDDVAEVTVTGEMPLANMLKEAGLVATTSEGHRMTQQGAVKKDGQKQEDSRAMVAVGTCAVYQVGKRKFAKVTVI; encoded by the coding sequence ATGAAAACAGTTGCAGAACAACTTGCCATTATTAAGCGTGGCGCAGAAGAAATCCTAGTCGAAAAAGAATTGATTGAAAGATTAGAGTCAGGTAAACCTTTGCGAGTTAAAGCGGGTTTTGACCCAACAGCGCCAGATTTGCATTTAGGGCACACGGTTTTAATTAACAAGTTGAAGCAGTTGCAAGATTTAGGGCACGAAATTTTATTTTTAATTGGCGACTTTACCGCCATGATTGGTGATCCAACCGGAAAGAGCGCCACGCGTCCGCCCTTATCACCTGAAGATATCGCCAGAAATGCGGAAACCTACAAAGAGCAGGTCTTTAAAATTTTAGACCCTGCCAAAACAACCGTGATGTTTAACTCAGAGTGGATGGGCAAAATGTCTGCCGCCGACATGATTAAGTTGGCAGCCACGCAAACAGTTGCGCGTATGTTGGAACGAAATGATTTTGAAGATCGTTATAAGTCAGGAACACCCATTGCGATTCATGAGTTTTTATATCCTCTAGTTCAAGGTTACGATTCTGTGGCCATGCAGGCAGATTTAGAGTTAGGCGGCACAGACCAAAAATTCAATTTGCTCATGGGGCGTACCTTGCAAGGACATTATGGACAAAAACCGCAATGTACTCTAACCATGCCAATCTTAGAAGGTTTGGATGGTGTGCAAAAAATGTCTAAGTCTTTGGGTAACTATATAGGTATCAAAGATGCACCGAATGATATGTTCGGCAAGGTCATGTCTATTTCTGATGAGCTCATGTGGCGTTATTATGAGTTATTGTCATTTGAGTCTTTAGAAACCATTCAGGGATTAAAGGATGCAATGGCAGCAGGTGAAAATCCACGCAATATCAAAGTGCGTTTGGCTTTAGAGTTAATTACGCGTTTTCACAGCGCTGAAGAAGCGCAAGCGGCTTTGAATGATTTTGAAACCAAGTTTTCAAAAAATGCCATACCTGATGATGTGGCTGAAGTGACCGTCACAGGCGAGATGCCTTTAGCGAATATGCTTAAAGAAGCTGGTTTAGTCGCAACCACCTCAGAGGGTCATCGAATGACGCAACAAGGTGCGGTCAAAAAAGATGGTCAAAAACAAGAAGACAGTCGAGCGATGGTCGCCGTCGGTACTTGTGCGGTATATCAAGTCGGTAAGCGTAAGTTTGCTAAAGTCACTGTTATATAA
- a CDS encoding biotin--[acetyl-CoA-carboxylase] ligase produces the protein MITFKLQSVDSTSLFLKSYLSLNAASEAVLCASESQTAGYGQNGRNWHSNHRSLTFTLALPIDSNFVTPMISVVTACLIREVFLSFTNQQLFVKWPNDIYDEKGKISGCLIELVKSLNKQYFLNIGIGINLSQPESSSDSSYSASYLDVESKDNLLDALVAKLSLLPSITLDEYRLKLLELPTFDYFSIGQSVIVYDCDSQWPGEYLGLNPDGFPIVLINGAQQIFNSGRTSIRPT, from the coding sequence ATGATTACCTTTAAACTTCAGTCTGTTGATTCTACCAGTCTATTTCTTAAATCTTATTTGTCTTTGAATGCCGCATCAGAGGCTGTGTTATGTGCTTCTGAGTCTCAAACTGCGGGTTATGGACAAAATGGTCGTAACTGGCATTCCAATCATCGCTCATTAACATTTACCTTAGCCTTGCCTATAGATTCAAATTTTGTAACGCCTATGATTAGCGTTGTGACAGCCTGTTTAATCAGGGAAGTTTTCTTGTCTTTTACCAATCAACAACTTTTTGTAAAATGGCCAAATGATATTTATGATGAGAAGGGAAAGATATCAGGTTGTTTGATCGAATTAGTGAAATCTCTAAACAAACAGTATTTCTTAAATATAGGCATTGGTATAAATTTATCGCAACCCGAAAGTTCTTCAGATAGCAGTTATTCAGCTTCATATCTAGATGTGGAATCCAAGGATAATTTGTTAGATGCATTAGTTGCAAAATTGTCCTTATTGCCGAGTATAACGCTTGATGAATACCGATTAAAACTGTTAGAGCTGCCAACATTTGATTATTTTTCAATCGGACAAAGCGTTATTGTGTATGATTGCGATTCCCAGTGGCCGGGAGAATATTTAGGCTTGAACCCTGATGGTTTTCCAATCGTTTTAATCAACGGCGCACAGCAGATATTTAACAGTGGTCGAACATCGATTCGTCCAACTTAG
- a CDS encoding transglycosylase SLT domain-containing protein has translation MIQKVRLAAILVAAVLLSNCSINNSRTIYQPDYGRNTGEISAKNPPPSTHNNICKIYQYDRQWLTAAKASEKKWGTPDYVLMAIVHQESKFVKHARPSYRGADSSTAYGYAQAQELTWKEYQEATNNPRAKRTSIKDSLDFIGWYNQNTNQRNKVPKTDTRNLYLAYHEGNGGFERKTYQKKPWLLKVAKKVTQLANDYKSQAKSCRR, from the coding sequence ATGATTCAAAAGGTTAGACTGGCTGCCATTTTAGTGGCTGCAGTTTTATTAAGTAACTGTAGCATTAATAATAGCAGAACCATTTATCAGCCAGATTATGGGCGCAACACGGGTGAAATTTCTGCCAAAAACCCGCCGCCTAGCACCCATAACAATATTTGTAAAATTTACCAATATGACCGCCAGTGGTTAACCGCGGCAAAAGCTTCGGAAAAGAAATGGGGCACACCCGACTATGTCTTAATGGCTATCGTGCACCAAGAATCCAAATTTGTGAAACATGCCCGCCCAAGTTATCGCGGTGCCGATTCATCAACAGCTTATGGTTACGCTCAGGCGCAAGAACTGACTTGGAAAGAATATCAAGAAGCCACCAATAATCCTCGTGCAAAGCGCACCAGCATTAAAGACAGCTTAGATTTTATTGGATGGTATAACCAAAATACCAATCAACGTAATAAAGTCCCAAAAACAGACACCAGAAACTTATATCTCGCCTACCATGAAGGTAATGGTGGATTTGAACGCAAAACCTATCAAAAGAAGCCTTGGCTGTTAAAAGTTGCTAAAAAAGTGACCCAACTCGCTAACGACTATAAATCTCAAGCCAAAAGCTGTCGACGCTAA
- a CDS encoding NAD(P)H-dependent glycerol-3-phosphate dehydrogenase, with amino-acid sequence MKSQRIAVLGAGAWGTALAIHLAKVGHSVNLWTYRAEQALQMQASRQNVTYLKDIVFPSGLNVTADFGEALKDADAVLVVVPSHVFRETLTELAKHTLTPNCHIAWATKGFEISSGQLLHQVAQQVLGKDAPIAVLSGPTFAVEVAKGLPTAMVSAAFEESEALYWAQAFQNERFRMYTQSDMTGVEVGGAYKNIMAIATGLSDGLHLGANARAALISRGLVEMMRFGQAMGAQTETLMGLAGLGDLVLTCTDDLSRNRRFGLNLARPGQNTDSVIAQIGQVVEGVKAARAVKQIALAKGLDLPIMMQVLAIIEGEIAPADAVKQLMSRDAKAETDF; translated from the coding sequence TTGAAGTCACAACGCATTGCGGTTTTAGGCGCGGGCGCCTGGGGAACTGCTTTGGCGATTCACTTGGCAAAAGTTGGCCATAGCGTTAACTTATGGACTTATCGTGCTGAGCAAGCTCTGCAAATGCAAGCCAGTCGTCAAAATGTCACCTATTTAAAAGACATTGTTTTCCCAAGCGGATTAAATGTGACGGCGGATTTTGGTGAAGCACTTAAGGATGCGGATGCAGTGTTGGTGGTCGTGCCAAGCCATGTATTTAGAGAAACGCTCACTGAGCTGGCAAAACACACGCTAACACCTAATTGTCATATTGCTTGGGCGACCAAAGGGTTTGAAATCAGTTCTGGGCAGTTATTGCACCAGGTGGCGCAACAGGTGTTGGGCAAGGATGCACCCATTGCCGTGTTATCTGGGCCAACCTTTGCCGTTGAGGTGGCTAAGGGCTTGCCAACCGCAATGGTGAGTGCCGCATTTGAAGAATCTGAAGCCTTGTATTGGGCGCAAGCCTTTCAAAATGAACGCTTTAGAATGTATACCCAGTCTGATATGACGGGCGTTGAAGTTGGCGGTGCTTACAAAAACATTATGGCGATTGCCACTGGGTTGAGTGATGGATTGCACTTAGGTGCTAATGCCAGAGCGGCACTCATTTCGCGTGGTTTGGTGGAAATGATGCGTTTTGGTCAAGCCATGGGAGCACAAACCGAAACGCTGATGGGTTTGGCAGGTTTGGGCGATTTGGTGCTCACTTGCACGGATGATTTGTCCAGAAACCGTCGTTTCGGGCTAAATTTAGCCAGGCCTGGTCAAAATACCGATTCGGTAATTGCGCAAATCGGCCAAGTGGTGGAAGGGGTTAAAGCCGCTAGAGCAGTCAAGCAAATTGCTTTGGCTAAAGGGCTTGATTTGCCGATCATGATGCAGGTGCTGGCGATTATAGAAGGTGAGATTGCACCGGCCGATGCCGTTAAACAACTGATGTCGCGTGATGCAAAGGCCGAAACGGATTTTTAA
- the grxC gene encoding glutaredoxin 3 yields the protein MANIMYSTNSCPYCNMAKRLLDAKGVQYEVIDVTGKPALWDEMSAKTGRNTVPQIFIGEHHVGGFDDLSAADKRGELDKLLAAQ from the coding sequence ATGGCCAATATCATGTATTCAACCAACAGTTGCCCCTATTGCAATATGGCAAAACGCCTTCTAGATGCTAAAGGTGTGCAGTACGAAGTGATTGATGTGACGGGAAAGCCTGCGTTATGGGACGAAATGTCCGCCAAAACAGGGCGCAATACCGTGCCACAAATTTTTATTGGCGAACACCATGTGGGTGGTTTTGATGACTTATCAGCCGCAGATAAGCGTGGTGAGTTGGATAAGTTGCTTGCAGCTCAGTAA
- the secB gene encoding protein-export chaperone SecB encodes MSEVQKVFQIQKIYTQDVSFESPNSPAVFTKEFQPQLDVDLSVDSRQLEEGVFHASVRVTVTTKVEDAIAFVCEVKQAGIFTIVGFDQNELGYLLGSQCPAALFPYVREAVSDLVVRGGFPQLLLEPVNFDAMFAEHAQRKQAETAS; translated from the coding sequence ATGTCGGAAGTACAAAAGGTTTTTCAAATTCAAAAAATTTACACTCAGGATGTTTCTTTTGAATCTCCGAATTCGCCTGCCGTTTTTACCAAAGAATTTCAACCACAGCTTGATGTGGATTTAAGTGTCGATAGCCGTCAGTTAGAAGAAGGTGTTTTTCATGCGTCAGTGCGCGTGACAGTGACGACTAAAGTAGAAGATGCCATTGCGTTTGTATGCGAAGTAAAACAAGCGGGTATTTTTACCATTGTCGGCTTTGATCAAAATGAATTAGGGTATTTGCTGGGTTCACAGTGTCCAGCGGCTTTATTTCCTTATGTGAGAGAAGCGGTGTCTGATTTGGTGGTGCGTGGTGGTTTCCCACAATTATTATTAGAACCGGTTAATTTTGATGCGATGTTCGCTGAGCACGCACAGCGTAAGCAAGCTGAAACAGCTTCCTAA
- a CDS encoding type III pantothenate kinase, with protein sequence MSLLIELGNTRVKASILSKKSYEYLGSFPIEWLEEESLTELFSLQGHKFTRVFISSVGHSRIEFLLNSKVKSEFEIFPHMITTQPECCGVLNGYQDFKKLGVDRWLAILGACASSTMPTFIVDAGTALTIDVVIDKKHLGGLITPGLRLQHESLAAGGENLSMTLLGVNDSNEGLLGNSTAAAIHGGCLYMTSAYINNLLADLEAETGRLFECVGTGGDFLTLAPLLDKPFNYIEDLTLIGMSEIINKV encoded by the coding sequence ATGTCTTTATTAATTGAGTTAGGCAATACCCGTGTAAAGGCGAGTATCTTGTCTAAGAAATCCTATGAATATTTAGGATCATTCCCGATTGAATGGCTTGAAGAAGAGTCTTTGACCGAGCTATTTTCTTTGCAGGGTCATAAGTTTACTCGGGTGTTTATTTCTTCGGTAGGGCATTCAAGAATTGAATTTTTGTTAAACAGCAAAGTAAAGTCCGAATTTGAAATTTTTCCGCATATGATTACCACTCAGCCAGAGTGTTGTGGTGTGTTAAATGGTTACCAAGATTTCAAAAAATTGGGTGTTGATCGTTGGTTGGCTATTTTGGGTGCCTGTGCATCGAGTACTATGCCCACATTTATTGTTGATGCAGGGACTGCTCTTACCATCGATGTTGTGATTGATAAAAAACATTTAGGTGGATTAATAACACCGGGCCTAAGGTTACAACATGAAAGTTTAGCCGCGGGTGGCGAAAATCTTTCTATGACGCTTTTGGGTGTTAATGATTCGAATGAAGGCTTATTAGGAAATAGCACGGCTGCTGCAATACACGGTGGTTGCTTGTATATGACCAGTGCTTATATCAACAATTTGTTAGCGGATCTAGAAGCTGAAACCGGTCGACTTTTTGAGTGTGTAGGTACTGGTGGGGACTTTTTAACGCTTGCACCGCTATTGGATAAGCCCTTTAATTACATAGAAGACTTAACCTTAATTGGGATGTCAGAAATAATTAATAAAGTTTAA
- the ftsY gene encoding signal recognition particle-docking protein FtsY, with amino-acid sequence MFNLFRRNKKTPNTPEASEKSEELLPAEAMAEVIETPQAPEPAPQVAAAADPTPATPEVPQKVTSEPEPVKISLFTRLKNSLWKTRQGFTESISALLLGRKEIDRDFLDELEMILLTADVGLDATDKIIGNLTQQLSRKELKDPEALIHSLKNQLKQLLEPVQSPLKIEPPTDGPFVILMVGVNGVGKTTTIGKLAKKFQNEGKSVMLAAGDTFRAAAVEQLQTWGERNKVPVIAQKTGADSAAVIFDAIQSAKAKKIDVLIADTAGRLHTQSNLMEELRKVKRVIQKVDASAPHEVMLVLDAGTGQNAINQAKQFHEAMHLTGLTLTKLDGTAKGGVIFALAQQLGIPVRFIGVGEAIDDLRPFNANDFAEALFDQSA; translated from the coding sequence ATGTTTAACCTGTTTCGTCGTAATAAAAAAACACCCAATACCCCAGAAGCTTCTGAAAAATCAGAAGAACTTTTGCCCGCAGAAGCGATGGCTGAAGTCATTGAAACACCTCAAGCCCCCGAGCCAGCGCCCCAAGTCGCAGCTGCGGCAGACCCAACACCCGCAACACCAGAAGTGCCCCAAAAAGTCACTAGCGAACCAGAACCGGTCAAAATAAGCCTGTTTACGCGTTTAAAAAATAGCCTTTGGAAAACCCGCCAAGGGTTTACTGAAAGCATTTCGGCATTGCTGTTAGGGCGCAAAGAGATTGATCGTGATTTTTTAGACGAATTAGAAATGATTTTGCTCACCGCCGATGTTGGCTTAGATGCGACAGATAAAATCATTGGCAACCTAACCCAACAGCTTTCTCGTAAAGAACTCAAAGACCCAGAAGCCCTGATTCACTCACTCAAAAATCAACTTAAACAATTGTTAGAGCCTGTGCAATCGCCGTTAAAAATTGAGCCACCGACTGATGGGCCATTTGTGATTCTCATGGTTGGTGTTAATGGCGTGGGCAAAACCACCACCATTGGCAAGCTGGCCAAAAAGTTTCAAAACGAAGGCAAGTCGGTCATGCTGGCGGCGGGAGATACCTTTCGTGCCGCTGCCGTTGAACAGCTTCAAACTTGGGGCGAACGCAATAAAGTACCCGTGATTGCTCAAAAAACAGGGGCAGATTCTGCCGCAGTTATTTTTGATGCCATACAGTCCGCCAAAGCTAAGAAAATTGATGTGCTGATTGCAGATACCGCAGGACGCTTGCATACCCAAAGTAATTTAATGGAAGAGTTACGCAAGGTAAAACGCGTGATTCAAAAAGTTGACGCCAGCGCACCGCATGAAGTGATGTTGGTGTTGGATGCTGGCACGGGACAAAACGCCATCAATCAAGCTAAACAATTCCACGAAGCCATGCACCTAACCGGACTTACCTTGACCAAACTTGATGGAACTGCAAAAGGTGGTGTCATTTTTGCTTTAGCTCAACAGTTGGGCATTCCTGTTAGGTTTATTGGGGTGGGAGAAGCGATTGATGACCTCAGACCTTTTAATGCCAACGATTTTGCCGAAGCTTTGTTTGATCAATCTGCATAA
- a CDS encoding tRNA (cytidine(34)-2'-O)-methyltransferase gives MIHIILYEPEIPQNTGALIRLSANMGAHLHLIKPYAFDLSEKKVRRAGLDYAELAHLYEHESLEACLQSVKPNRVFALTTKTTQYYTAQTFVNNDAFLFGPETRGLPKDIIESLPESQRLTIPMIPGGRSMNLANAVSVMAYEAWRQLSFNMNLS, from the coding sequence ATGATACATATCATTCTGTACGAACCCGAAATCCCACAAAACACCGGCGCACTGATTCGCCTCAGTGCCAATATGGGAGCACATTTACACCTCATCAAACCCTATGCGTTTGACTTGAGCGAAAAAAAGGTGCGCCGTGCGGGGCTCGATTATGCCGAATTGGCGCATCTTTATGAACACGAATCTCTGGAAGCTTGTTTGCAAAGCGTTAAGCCCAACCGAGTATTCGCCCTAACCACCAAAACCACGCAATATTACACTGCGCAAACATTCGTCAATAACGATGCCTTTTTATTTGGACCTGAAACTCGCGGTCTGCCAAAAGACATTATTGAAAGCCTACCAGAATCTCAACGCCTCACCATTCCGATGATACCGGGTGGTCGCAGTATGAACTTGGCCAATGCGGTTTCTGTGATGGCTTATGAAGCCTGGCGCCAGCTCAGTTTTAACATGAACCTTTCATGA
- a CDS encoding DUF2914 domain-containing protein, translated as MKLPETQNANHQYAFKKGYRLAQEGKSLSAMPSAIRYDSEMREYFQQGWNQFQEDIALAEEEQESPWRRRAAWYLMMILAGIGTASLMIDEIEQAKQAKQPDTLQVTKTEMATPEISAPKRSINEATATTESTNPALQTNAQDLATTELSLLNDNARQDLILNKAEQKQAAEPKPLEEVLVQSNIHLRVAQLTSNIKDKKAIDNFNDEIIPKSVRKLYYFTQIEGAKGETIYHRWRYQNQIMATIPLTIKADVYRTWSSKRMSSAWQGEWTLEVLNAQQQPIHRQTFRYVQ; from the coding sequence ATGAAACTGCCAGAAACTCAAAACGCCAATCATCAATATGCCTTTAAAAAAGGCTATCGTTTAGCCCAAGAAGGTAAATCACTGAGCGCGATGCCCAGTGCTATTCGATATGACAGTGAAATGCGCGAGTATTTTCAACAAGGTTGGAATCAGTTTCAAGAAGACATTGCTTTGGCAGAAGAAGAACAAGAATCTCCATGGCGCCGCAGAGCGGCTTGGTATTTAATGATGATTTTGGCAGGCATTGGCACAGCCAGTTTAATGATTGATGAAATCGAACAAGCCAAGCAAGCCAAACAACCTGATACTTTGCAAGTGACCAAAACTGAGATGGCCACGCCTGAGATTTCCGCACCCAAAAGGTCTATAAATGAAGCCACTGCAACAACAGAATCGACAAATCCTGCTTTGCAAACAAATGCTCAAGACTTGGCAACCACTGAGCTTTCTCTGCTAAACGACAACGCTCGCCAAGATTTGATTCTTAACAAAGCCGAGCAAAAACAAGCGGCAGAACCCAAACCTCTTGAGGAGGTTTTGGTTCAATCTAATATACATTTGCGTGTGGCTCAGCTGACATCCAACATTAAAGACAAAAAAGCCATCGATAACTTTAACGATGAAATCATCCCCAAAAGTGTTCGTAAACTCTATTACTTTACGCAAATAGAGGGTGCCAAAGGTGAAACAATTTATCACCGTTGGCGCTATCAAAATCAAATTATGGCAACGATTCCACTGACTATAAAAGCCGATGTGTATAGAACCTGGTCAAGCAAACGCATGAGCAGTGCTTGGCAGGGAGAATGGACTTTAGAAGTTTTAAATGCGCAACAGCAACCCATTCATAGACAAACTTTTAGGTATGTTCAATGA
- the fabB gene encoding beta-ketoacyl-ACP synthase I, translating to MKRVVITGVGIVSSIGNNKQEVTDSLRQGKSGIVFAPEYAENGLRSQVHGAVKNLDFAELIDRKQLRFMGDAAAYSYIAMQQAVADSGLTEDQVSNPRTGLIAGSGGGSNSNSTSAVDIAKEKGVKRVGPYMVTRTMGSTVSACLATPFKIKGINYSISSACSTSAHCIGTAVEQIQLGKQDVVFAGGGEELHWTMSVLFDAMGALSTKYNDTPEKASRAYDADRDGFVIAGGGGMVVVEELEHALARGAKIYAEITGYGANSDGYDMVAPSGEGAVRCMQMALSTVKGEVDYINPHGTSTPVGDTKEAAAIREVFGDKIPKISSTKSMSGHSLGAAGVHEFIYSLCMLENDFIAPSINIDNLDPLCEGMPIVTQLIENAGLNRIMSNSFGFGGTNASVVFERYKP from the coding sequence ATGAAAAGAGTCGTTATTACCGGTGTGGGTATTGTTTCAAGTATCGGCAACAATAAACAAGAAGTGACAGATTCACTGCGTCAGGGTAAATCAGGTATTGTATTTGCACCTGAATATGCTGAAAACGGATTGCGTTCACAGGTACACGGTGCCGTTAAAAATTTAGATTTTGCAGAACTGATAGACCGCAAACAATTGCGTTTTATGGGCGATGCCGCAGCTTATAGTTATATTGCGATGCAACAAGCGGTTGCAGATTCTGGTTTAACTGAAGATCAGGTTTCTAACCCAAGAACAGGTTTGATTGCAGGTTCAGGCGGTGGTTCAAACTCTAACTCAACTTCAGCCGTTGATATTGCCAAAGAAAAGGGTGTTAAGCGTGTTGGGCCTTACATGGTGACTCGCACCATGGGTTCAACCGTTTCTGCTTGTTTAGCTACCCCTTTTAAGATTAAAGGTATTAACTATTCCATCAGCTCAGCCTGTTCAACTTCGGCACATTGTATTGGTACTGCAGTAGAGCAAATCCAACTGGGTAAACAAGATGTGGTTTTTGCAGGTGGTGGTGAAGAACTACATTGGACAATGTCTGTATTATTTGACGCAATGGGTGCTTTATCCACTAAATACAATGACACTCCTGAAAAAGCTTCTAGAGCCTATGATGCTGACCGTGATGGGTTTGTTATCGCTGGTGGTGGCGGTATGGTGGTGGTTGAAGAGCTTGAGCATGCATTAGCGCGTGGCGCAAAGATTTACGCTGAAATCACCGGTTACGGTGCTAACTCTGACGGCTATGATATGGTTGCACCCTCTGGTGAAGGTGCGGTGCGTTGTATGCAAATGGCACTAAGCACTGTCAAAGGTGAAGTCGACTACATTAATCCACACGGTACGTCTACGCCTGTAGGTGATACCAAAGAAGCCGCAGCCATCCGTGAAGTGTTTGGAGATAAAATCCCCAAAATTAGCTCTACGAAATCCATGTCAGGTCACTCTTTGGGTGCCGCAGGTGTTCATGAGTTTATCTACAGTCTTTGTATGTTAGAAAACGATTTCATTGCGCCATCAATCAATATTGATAACCTTGATCCCTTGTGTGAAGGTATGCCAATTGTTACGCAACTCATCGAGAACGCAGGTTTAAACCGTATCATGAGTAATAGTTTTGGATTTGGTGGAACAAACGCTTCTGTTGTGTTTGAACGTTACAAACCCTGA